AATAATTGTGTACTGCTGGTCATGTGGGTAGCGATTCTCACCACTCCGGCTATCCTTATCTACCGTAATTTTTCTGTACTAAAGGAAGACAAAGTTCAATTCCATTGGTACCAGGACTATTTCAACCAAATTGATGGCTCGCTTCCGCCGTCGGGCGCAGTGGTGCTCAGTGATGACACGTTTCGGCTTTATTATTTGGAAGCGGCGGCTTCTCGCAGAGGCCAGAACTCCAGCCACCTGTTCGTTGACACTAAATCGCTTGTCACCTATCCCCGCTACCTTTCATTTCTAGCCGAACGGAATCCCAGCTATCAAATTTCCACCACCTGGACGAATATCCCTCCCCTTGCACCGTCAATTCTTGGCTCGATCCAAATACTCGACCACCTTTCTCAAGCTCACGAATTATATTATATCCATCCCAGCTTCGGTTATTTTTTCGAACATTTTTATCTGCAACCTCAGGGACCGGTTTATCGCTTAAAAGTGTATCCCGAAAATTCGTGGGACGCCCCGCCGATGACTCCAGCCCAAATCGCTGAAAACGAAACTTTCTGGCAGAAAACTTACGCGGACCTGCTGCCCCCGATAGCGGCAACCATGACCAATTTAACCGCAAAAATCCAGCCGGAATGGTGGGGTGATTTTCTTACTTTGGCCCACATCAGACCCGAACCCAACCGTTTCGCGTTGTTGCTCGGGTCTTACTATTCACGCGGCTTGAATACCTGGGGCGTGGAAATTGAGTGTGCCGGCAAGCTGGATGAAGCCGCTAAAAATTTCGATTGCGCGCTTGAAGTAAACCCTTTGAATGTTTGCGCCAAACTTAATCAACTGTTCAACAAGAGCCTCAAGGCCGGTGAGAAACAATCCATTCAACCGCCGAAAGACATTGAAGAACGGCTGGGCGGACGCAGAGGAGATCTGCTCAACGCCAACGGCCCGATTGACGAGCCGAATTTTCGCGTGGACTTCGCGAGCTTTCTCGCCGACGGCGGAAACTTTCGCCAGGCAGTCCAGCAGTTGGAACGCGCCAGCCAGGTAGCCCCGGATAACTTTCGTCCGCGGCTCGAATTGGCCCAGTTGCTGGTTTACATCCAAACTTACACGAATGGCTTATCTCATTTGCTGCCCTACGAACATGGCTTTGACGAAGCGCTGCAATATACGGACGATATTCTCAAAGTTGCTCCCACCCAGCCGATCGCGCTTTTCCTGAAAGGTGTCGCGCTCATCCAGCTTCAGCAGTATGACAATGCCATCGTGCCCCTGAGTAAACTGCTCACCACAGAAACTAATAATTACGCCGCCCGCCTTAACCGCGCGATCGCCTATTATAAAATAAATAATTTGGACGCCGCCAAAGCCGATTACACCGTTATCACCAAGGTTTCTCCCAAGGCCTATCAGGTTTATTACGGCCTCGGAGAAATCGCCTACCAGCAAAAGGACAAGGCCGGCGCCATCAAAAATTACGAGCTTTACCTGAGCAACGCTCCGACGAACACCACTGAATCCGCATCAGTCGCTGAGCGCTTGAAAGAATTGAAATCCAGCGCGCCCTGACGCATGCGCGTCACGCACGTCATCACCCGGCTCATCGTTGGCGGCGCGCAGGAAAATACCATCGCCTCCGTCCTTGGGCTTCGCGAAAAACCAGGCATGGATGTGCGCCTTATCTCCGGCGCGGACACCGGCCCGGAAGGTTCACTCGCCTCCGCCTTTGACCGCATACCTTCCGCGCTAACTTTCGTGCCCGAATTAGTGCGGCCGGTTCATCCGGTGAAGGATTTGCAGGCGCTGGGCAAGCTGGCAAAAATATTTCGCGAACAGCGTCCCGATATTGTCCACACGCACAGCGGCAAGGCGGGAGTGCTGGGCCGCCTCGCGGCGCATCGGGCCGGTGTCCCCGTTATCATCCACACCATTCACGGGCCGTCGTTCGGCGCGTTTCAATCCGCGCTGGCGAATCTTATTTTTCTCGAAGCCGAACGGCGCGCTGGAAAAATCACCACCCATTTTGTCACGGTCGCGGATGCGATGACTCGGCAATACCTGGCGGCAGGCATCGGCCGGCCGGAACAATATACGAAAATTTTTAGCGGCTTTCCGCTCTCGCCTTTTTTGTCGGCTGACAACGATCCGAAATTGCGCGCCCGCTACGGCCTTACGCCAAAAAATATCGTCATCGGAAAAATCGCGCGCCTGTTCAAGTTGAAAGGCCACGACGATCTGTTCCGCATCGCTCCTGAACTCGTCCGCGCGCATCCGCAAGTTCGTTTCCTGCTGGTTGGCGATGGTTCCTGGCGCATGCATTTTGAACAACAGGCCCGCGCCCTGGGCCTCGAAAAACATTTTATTTTCACCGGCCTTGTGCCGCCCGCCGAAGTGCCGCGACTGGTGGGTATCATGGACATCGTTGTGCATTTATCCTTGCGCGAAGGACTCGCT
The Verrucomicrobiia bacterium genome window above contains:
- a CDS encoding glycosyltransferase family 4 protein; its protein translation is MRVTHVITRLIVGGAQENTIASVLGLREKPGMDVRLISGADTGPEGSLASAFDRIPSALTFVPELVRPVHPVKDLQALGKLAKIFREQRPDIVHTHSGKAGVLGRLAAHRAGVPVIIHTIHGPSFGAFQSALANLIFLEAERRAGKITTHFVTVADAMTRQYLAAGIGRPEQYTKIFSGFPLSPFLSADNDPKLRARYGLTPKNIVIGKIARLFKLKGHDDLFRIAPELVRAHPQVRFLLVGDGSWRMHFEQQARALGLEKHFIFTGLVPPAEVPRLVGIMDIVVHLSLREGLARALPQALAAGKPIVAYDCDGAREVCRDNETGFLVRPGDLTTLRERLGRLVADAALREKFGRCGQEFVREHFPVEKMVDDLFALYLKLSPARK
- a CDS encoding tetratricopeptide repeat protein yields the protein MTNQTETRQPQGRFFVTSKWPWILGAAMFAVYLLTLNHWVTPRGLTEIADVAGWSYGHDIYSPVTFIVLCPFRWLPAQIIPPALNLFSAILAALILWQLARSVSLLPHDRTDDQRQREQSEYSILTISTAWAPPLFAVLVCGFQMTFWEHATQATGEMIDLFMFSYVIRCLLEYRVTQREFWLIKFALVYGLGMANNVAMVAFFPAFLAAVIWIKGTSAFNPGFMSRTLLFGLLGFSLIFFPSIYTSLSQTLHADFGETMRTMFASDKRFLLHFPRSVILLMSLTSILPVFVIGIRWSSYFGDNSPVGILLAKSGFHVVHGVFLIVCLWVMLDCPISPRVLGFGLPFLALYYLTALSIGYFIGYFLLIFGTKIPRSRRSLNPLLQFTNNCVLLVMWVAILTTPAILIYRNFSVLKEDKVQFHWYQDYFNQIDGSLPPSGAVVLSDDTFRLYYLEAAASRRGQNSSHLFVDTKSLVTYPRYLSFLAERNPSYQISTTWTNIPPLAPSILGSIQILDHLSQAHELYYIHPSFGYFFEHFYLQPQGPVYRLKVYPENSWDAPPMTPAQIAENETFWQKTYADLLPPIAATMTNLTAKIQPEWWGDFLTLAHIRPEPNRFALLLGSYYSRGLNTWGVEIECAGKLDEAAKNFDCALEVNPLNVCAKLNQLFNKSLKAGEKQSIQPPKDIEERLGGRRGDLLNANGPIDEPNFRVDFASFLADGGNFRQAVQQLERASQVAPDNFRPRLELAQLLVYIQTYTNGLSHLLPYEHGFDEALQYTDDILKVAPTQPIALFLKGVALIQLQQYDNAIVPLSKLLTTETNNYAARLNRAIAYYKINNLDAAKADYTVITKVSPKAYQVYYGLGEIAYQQKDKAGAIKNYELYLSNAPTNTTESASVAERLKELKSSAP